One Mycolicibacterium crocinum DNA window includes the following coding sequences:
- a CDS encoding TIGR03854 family LLM class F420-dependent oxidoreductase, protein MKIRFGVSLGFGTGVQELPRIVDRLESAGVDSIWFSELVYTPAVDPFAGMAYSLGRTSRLKVGTSVAVLPGRNPVLVAKQLASLAALGPKRVLPAFGLRPASKAEWDLFPVPDGQRAAVFDEAMEVLRALLTGDEITFDGRYFQLAGVSLGIRPPGPVDIWLGGSALAAFRRIGRLADGWLGSFLTPDEARLARESIERAAAEAGRAIEPDHYGLSLAVADGHLPDEIAAAVRSRRSDVDPADLIAGDWSQLHRQLDGLIAAGLSKFVIRPVGDTPADEFIERFIDELLPRQN, encoded by the coding sequence GTGAAGATTCGGTTCGGGGTCAGTTTGGGTTTCGGTACCGGGGTCCAGGAACTGCCGCGCATCGTCGATCGCCTGGAGTCGGCGGGGGTCGACTCGATCTGGTTCTCGGAATTGGTCTACACCCCGGCCGTGGATCCGTTCGCCGGGATGGCGTACTCGCTCGGACGAACCAGCCGGCTCAAAGTCGGCACCTCGGTGGCAGTGCTGCCCGGCCGCAACCCGGTCCTGGTCGCCAAGCAGCTGGCGTCGCTGGCCGCCCTGGGTCCCAAGCGGGTATTGCCCGCGTTCGGTCTGCGTCCGGCGTCGAAAGCGGAGTGGGACTTGTTCCCGGTTCCTGACGGCCAGCGCGCCGCGGTGTTCGACGAAGCGATGGAAGTGTTGCGCGCCTTACTGACTGGCGATGAGATCACGTTCGACGGGCGGTACTTCCAGCTGGCCGGCGTCTCGCTCGGCATCCGCCCGCCGGGCCCGGTCGACATCTGGCTCGGCGGTTCCGCCCTTGCGGCGTTCCGCCGGATCGGGCGGCTCGCCGACGGCTGGCTGGGTAGCTTCCTCACACCGGACGAGGCACGCCTCGCGCGGGAGAGCATCGAACGGGCCGCCGCCGAGGCGGGCCGCGCTATCGAACCCGACCATTACGGGCTCAGCCTCGCCGTCGCCGACGGTCACCTGCCCGACGAGATCGCCGCTGCCGTACGGTCCCGGCGGTCCGATGTGGATCCGGCCGACTTGATCGCCGGGGACTGGTCCCAACTACACCGGCAGCTCGACGGGCTGATCGCCGCGGGGCTGAGCAAGTTCGTCATCCGGCCGGTCGGCGACACACCGGCGGACGAGTTCATCGAACGTTTCATCGACGAGCTGTTGCCCCGGCAGAACTGA
- a CDS encoding polysaccharide deacetylase family protein: MPEVTRRQFVIGLFASAGLVGASSAIAMSQAPAPLAAKAPPPPIGAAPLLPPPPTTARIPLPGGGELTKIPGNGDLLALTVDDGVNSEVVRLYTQLAKDTGIRLTFFVNGVYDSWRDNAALLRPLVDSGQIQLGNHTWSHPDLTTLTKEQVADQLQRNDRFLRNTFGADATPYFRPPYGNHNDTVDAVAADLGYRVPTLWAGSLADSTPVAEDFIVKMADQYFIQQNIVIGHLNHPPVTHVFPALVDVIRSRNLRTVTLNDVFLQPEIPHVTSA; the protein is encoded by the coding sequence GTGCCCGAGGTAACCCGCCGCCAATTCGTGATCGGGTTGTTCGCCTCCGCCGGACTCGTCGGGGCATCCAGCGCAATCGCGATGTCGCAGGCCCCTGCACCGCTGGCCGCCAAGGCTCCCCCGCCGCCGATCGGCGCGGCGCCGCTGCTACCTCCGCCGCCGACAACGGCGCGGATCCCGTTACCGGGCGGCGGTGAGCTGACCAAGATTCCCGGCAATGGCGACCTGTTGGCACTCACCGTCGACGACGGGGTGAACTCCGAAGTGGTGCGGCTCTATACGCAACTGGCCAAGGACACCGGAATCCGGCTCACGTTCTTCGTCAACGGGGTCTACGACTCGTGGCGGGACAATGCGGCCCTGCTGCGACCACTGGTGGATTCCGGTCAGATCCAACTGGGCAACCACACCTGGTCGCATCCCGACCTGACCACACTGACCAAGGAACAGGTCGCCGACCAGTTGCAGCGCAACGACCGCTTCCTGCGCAACACCTTCGGCGCCGACGCCACACCGTATTTCCGCCCGCCGTACGGCAACCACAACGACACCGTCGACGCCGTGGCCGCCGACTTGGGTTATCGGGTGCCGACGCTATGGGCGGGCTCGCTGGCCGACTCCACGCCCGTGGCCGAAGACTTCATCGTGAAGATGGCCGATCAGTACTTCATTCAGCAGAACATCGTCATCGGTCACCTCAACCACCCGCCGGTCACGCACGTCTTCCCCGCCCTGGTCGACGTCATCCGGTCGCGCAACCTGCGCACCGTCACCCTCAACGACGTGTTCCTGCAGCCGGAGATCCCGCACGTCACCTCCGCTTAG